In the genome of Rhizobium rhizogenes, one region contains:
- a CDS encoding biotin--[acetyl-CoA-carboxylase] ligase, with translation MSIDDFRHEAMVETPSTNIECFARARAGDGGNLWITAIRQTGGRGRRGRPWVSEPGNLYASLLLIDPAPMDRIGSLPLAFALAVYRAIRAVLPAGGAPLEIKWPNDVLIGRQKTCGILMEAELLPDGRRAIVIGIGINIAHKPDNPLYPVTMLSEHGASCSPDELFAHLFRETADVLRDWDEGRGVAGVMAGWRAAACGIGEHITVNFPDRSIGGRFVGIDDNGYLLLDEDEGARRSIAAGDVFFG, from the coding sequence ATGTCCATCGATGATTTCCGGCACGAGGCGATGGTGGAAACGCCATCGACCAACATAGAGTGTTTCGCCCGGGCGCGGGCGGGTGATGGCGGTAATCTCTGGATCACCGCCATCCGCCAGACCGGCGGTCGCGGTCGCCGCGGCCGGCCCTGGGTTTCCGAGCCCGGCAACCTCTACGCCTCGCTTCTTCTCATTGATCCCGCTCCGATGGATCGTATCGGCTCCTTGCCGCTTGCCTTTGCGCTGGCCGTCTATCGCGCCATCCGCGCGGTCCTGCCGGCAGGTGGTGCTCCGCTTGAAATCAAATGGCCAAACGACGTATTGATCGGTCGCCAGAAAACCTGCGGCATTCTGATGGAAGCGGAGCTTCTGCCGGATGGGCGGCGGGCAATCGTCATCGGCATCGGTATCAATATCGCCCACAAGCCGGACAATCCGCTTTATCCCGTCACAATGCTCTCCGAACACGGCGCTTCCTGTTCGCCCGACGAACTCTTCGCGCATCTTTTTCGCGAGACGGCGGATGTGCTGCGAGACTGGGACGAGGGCAGGGGTGTGGCCGGCGTCATGGCTGGCTGGCGGGCCGCTGCCTGCGGTATCGGCGAACATATCACCGTCAACTTTCCGGATCGCTCGATCGGCGGGCGTTTCGTCGGAATTGATGATAATGGTTATCTGCTGCTGGATGAGGATGAGGGCGCAAGGCGCTCCATCGCCGCCGGCGACGTGTTTTTCGGATGA
- the nuoN gene encoding NADH-quinone oxidoreductase subunit NuoN, whose protein sequence is MTAEILFASLHIATPELILAVGALALLMIGVFSGDKSTTTVTGLAVALLLVVGLWIIFAPASGVAFGGVYIADAFGNFMKVLALIGSITAMILAVGQGRFEPIGRFEYPVLLVLATLGILLMISANNLISLYMALELQSLALYVVCAINRESLRSTEAGLKYFVLGALSSGMLLYGMSLVYGFTGNTGFTEIAQVLASETRSLGLVFGLVFVLAGLAFKISAVPFHMWTPDVYEGAPTPVTAFLSAAPKIGAMAILVRIVIEAFQPVFADWQQIVVFISIASMLLGSFAAIGQKNIKRLMAYSSIGHMGYALVGLAAGTEAGVAGVILYMTIYMVMTLGTFACILSMRRKEIGNVETVEDLAGLSSSNPFMAVVLTILMFSLAGIPPLAGFFGKYYVFLAAIEAKLYPLAVIGVIGSVVGAYYYIRVVKVMWFDEAKGSFERPAGELKVVYALSGLFVLAFVVFGGALGNAVTAAAKTFF, encoded by the coding sequence CGACGCCCGAGCTGATCCTTGCGGTCGGCGCGCTGGCGCTGCTCATGATTGGCGTCTTCTCGGGCGACAAGTCGACAACGACGGTCACCGGCCTTGCCGTTGCCCTCCTGCTCGTCGTCGGTCTCTGGATCATCTTTGCCCCCGCCTCGGGCGTGGCCTTCGGCGGTGTCTATATCGCCGATGCCTTCGGCAACTTCATGAAGGTGCTGGCGCTGATCGGCTCGATCACCGCCATGATCCTCGCCGTCGGTCAGGGCCGTTTCGAGCCGATCGGCCGTTTCGAATATCCGGTGCTTCTGGTCCTCGCGACGCTTGGCATCCTGCTGATGATCTCGGCCAACAACCTGATCTCGCTTTACATGGCGCTGGAACTGCAGTCGCTGGCACTCTACGTCGTCTGCGCGATCAACCGTGAAAGCCTGCGCTCCACGGAAGCTGGCCTGAAGTATTTCGTTCTCGGTGCGCTCTCCTCCGGCATGCTGCTTTACGGCATGTCGCTGGTCTACGGCTTCACCGGCAATACCGGCTTTACCGAAATCGCCCAGGTTCTGGCGTCGGAAACCCGTTCGCTCGGTCTGGTCTTCGGTCTGGTCTTCGTTCTCGCCGGTCTGGCATTCAAGATTTCGGCCGTGCCGTTCCACATGTGGACGCCGGACGTTTATGAAGGCGCGCCGACCCCGGTAACGGCGTTCCTGTCGGCTGCACCGAAGATCGGCGCCATGGCGATCCTCGTTCGTATCGTCATCGAGGCGTTCCAGCCGGTCTTTGCCGACTGGCAGCAGATCGTCGTCTTTATCTCCATCGCCTCCATGCTGCTCGGTTCCTTCGCCGCCATCGGCCAGAAGAACATCAAGCGCCTGATGGCCTATTCCTCCATCGGCCACATGGGGTATGCGCTGGTCGGTCTTGCCGCCGGCACCGAGGCCGGTGTAGCCGGCGTCATTCTCTACATGACCATCTACATGGTCATGACGCTCGGCACCTTCGCCTGCATTCTCTCCATGCGCCGCAAGGAAATCGGCAATGTCGAGACTGTAGAGGATCTGGCCGGCCTTTCGTCCTCCAACCCCTTCATGGCGGTTGTGCTGACGATCCTGATGTTCTCGCTTGCCGGCATTCCGCCGCTCGCCGGCTTCTTCGGCAAGTATTACGTCTTCCTCGCTGCCATCGAGGCGAAGCTTTATCCGCTCGCGGTTATCGGTGTGATCGGGTCGGTCGTCGGCGCCTATTATTATATCCGCGTCGTCAAGGTCATGTGGTTCGATGAGGCCAAGGGCAGCTTCGAGCGTCCGGCGGGTGAGCTGAAGGTCGTTTATGCCCTTTCGGGTCTCTTCGTTCTTGCCTTCGTCGTCTTCGGCGGTGCGCTTGGCAATGCGGTCACGGCCGCAGCAAAGACGTTCTTTTGA